One window of the Bos indicus isolate NIAB-ARS_2022 breed Sahiwal x Tharparkar chromosome 15, NIAB-ARS_B.indTharparkar_mat_pri_1.0, whole genome shotgun sequence genome contains the following:
- the ANKRD49 gene encoding ankyrin repeat domain-containing protein 49, with product MEKEKVNDEKPDPENSLDFSEHFNQLELLETHGHLIPTGTQSLWIGNSDDDEEQDEKTEEWYQLQEKKMEKDPSKLLLWAAEKNRLTTVQRLLSERATHVNTQDEDKYTPLHRAAYSGHLDVVRELIAHGADVHAVTVDGWTPLHSACKWNNARVASFLLQHDADVNAQTKGLLTPLHLAAGNRDSKDTLELLLMNRYIKPGLKNSLEETAFDIARRTGIYHYLFEIVEGCTNCSPQS from the exons atggaaaaagaaaaagtaaatgatgAAAAACCAGACCCAGAGAACTCCTTGGACTTTTCTGAACACTTCAACCAACTTGAACTGTTGGAAACACATGGACACCTTATTCCCACTGGTACCCAAAGTCTCTGGATAGGGAATTCTGATGACGATGAAGAGcaagatgaaaaaactgaagagTGGTAtcaactgcaagaaaaaaaaatggaaaaagatccAAGCAAATTGCTTCTTTGGGCTGCTGAAAAAAATcgg CTGACCACAGTGCAGAGACTGCTTTCAGAAAGGGCTACCCACGTGAACACTCAAGATGAAGACAAGTACACACCGCTCCACCGAGCAGCCTACAGTGGACACTTAGACGTGGTCCGGGAGCTGATTGCACACGGGGCGGATGTCCATGCGGTGACCGTGGATGGCTGGACACCCCTGCACAGTGCCTGTAAGTGGAATAATGCCAGAGTGGCTTCTTTCTTACTGCAGCATGATGCAGATGTCAACGCCCAAACGAAAGGCCTCCTGACCCCCCTGCACCTTGCTGCTGGGAACAGAGACAGCAAAGACACCCTAGAGCTCCTCCTGATGAACCGCTACATCAAGCCAGGTCTGAAGAACAGCCTGGAGGAAACAGCATTTGACATCGCCAGGAGGACCGGTATCTATCACTACCTCTTTGAAATTGTGGAAGGCTGCACAAATTGTTCACCTCAGTCTTAA